The Pseudomonas triclosanedens genome has a window encoding:
- the ptrC gene encoding type III secretion system co-regulatory protein PtrC, which translates to MPQSGLRPSHIESPNMTSIDEAYRITYITLDDLQLHFETEIAVTEEDGSLALHRTATLPAERQALRELIREEHGLQASAA; encoded by the coding sequence ATGCCGCAATCGGGCCTGCGCCCCTCCCACATCGAGTCGCCGAACATGACCAGCATCGACGAGGCGTACCGCATCACCTACATCACCCTGGACGATCTGCAACTGCATTTCGAGACCGAGATCGCCGTCACCGAAGAGGACGGCAGCCTCGCCCTGCACCGCACAGCGACCCTGCCGGCGGAACGCCAGGCCCTGCGCGAGCTGATCCGCGAGGAACACGGCCTGCAGGCCTCCGCCGCCTGA
- a CDS encoding ribonuclease E inhibitor RraB: MSRDKQLFPDDEIGDALWALQEDGEDLSVEHEVEFAVIFPDEQSALDFAIMLLQNGQKVAYSEYDGNDQLPWQVLAYPVMELSHEHISGYAALLSEHSADLGGQMDGWSAL; encoded by the coding sequence ATGAGCCGCGACAAGCAGCTTTTCCCGGATGACGAAATCGGCGACGCCCTGTGGGCCTTGCAGGAAGACGGCGAGGACCTTTCCGTCGAGCACGAGGTGGAGTTCGCAGTGATCTTCCCCGACGAACAGTCGGCTCTGGACTTCGCCATCATGCTGCTGCAGAACGGGCAGAAAGTGGCGTACTCCGAATACGACGGCAACGACCAGCTGCCGTGGCAGGTCCTGGCCTATCCGGTCATGGAACTCAGCCACGAGCACATCAGTGGCTATGCCGCGTTGCTGTCCGAGCATTCCGCCGACCTGGGCGGCCAGATGGATGGCTGGTCGGCTCTCTGA
- the fusA gene encoding elongation factor G: MARTTPIELYRNIGIVAHVDAGKTTTTERILFYTGVNHKMGEVHDGAATMDWMVQEQERGITITSAATTAFWQGSSKQYDHKYRFNIIDTPGHVDFTIEVERSLRVLDGAVVVFSGADGVEPQSETVWRQANKYHVPRLAYVNKMDRQGADFLRVVRQIKQRLGHTPVPIQLAIGSEETFAGQIDLVKMKAIVWNDADQGTSYTEQAIPAELLPLAEEWRAHMIEAAAEANEELMNKYLEGEELSIEEIKAGLRQRTLANEIVPAVLGSSFKNKGVPLVLDAVIDYLPAPTEIPAINGTDPDDEEKHLERHADDAEPFSALAFKIATDPFVGTLTFARVYSGVLTSGDAVLNSVKSRKERVGRMVQMHANQREEIKEVRAGDIAALIGMKDVTTGDTLCAIDKPIILERMDFPDPVISVAVEPKTKADQEKMGIALSKLAQEDPSFRVKTDEETGQTIISGMGELHLDIIVDRMRREFNVEANIGKPQVAYREAIRKKCEIEGKFVRQSGGRGQFGHCWIRFEPGEEGKDGLEFVNEVVGGVIPREFIPAIQKGIEEQMQNGVLAGYPLIGLKATVFDGSYHDVDSSEMAFKIAASMATKQLSQKGGAVLLEPVMKVEVVTPEDYMGDVMGDLNRRRGLIQGMEDTPAGKVIRAEVPLGEMFGYATDVRSMSQGRASYSMEFTKYAEAPANIAEAIIKKSNG, encoded by the coding sequence ATGGCTCGCACCACCCCCATCGAGCTTTACCGCAATATCGGCATCGTCGCCCACGTGGACGCCGGCAAGACCACGACCACCGAGCGCATCCTTTTCTATACCGGTGTGAACCACAAGATGGGTGAAGTGCATGATGGCGCGGCTACCATGGACTGGATGGTGCAGGAACAGGAGCGCGGCATCACCATTACCTCGGCTGCGACCACCGCCTTCTGGCAGGGCTCCAGCAAGCAGTACGACCACAAGTATCGCTTCAATATCATCGATACCCCCGGCCACGTCGATTTCACCATCGAGGTGGAACGCTCGCTGCGCGTGCTCGATGGCGCAGTGGTGGTGTTCAGCGGCGCCGATGGCGTGGAGCCGCAGTCCGAGACGGTCTGGCGCCAGGCGAACAAGTACCACGTGCCACGCCTGGCCTACGTGAACAAGATGGACCGCCAGGGCGCCGACTTCCTGCGCGTGGTCAGGCAGATCAAGCAGCGCCTGGGGCACACCCCGGTGCCGATCCAGTTGGCCATCGGTTCGGAGGAAACCTTCGCCGGGCAGATCGACCTGGTGAAGATGAAGGCCATCGTCTGGAACGACGCCGATCAGGGCACCAGCTATACCGAGCAAGCGATTCCCGCCGAGCTGCTGCCGCTGGCCGAGGAGTGGCGCGCGCACATGATCGAGGCCGCCGCCGAGGCCAACGAGGAACTGATGAACAAGTACCTCGAAGGCGAGGAACTGAGCATCGAGGAAATCAAGGCGGGTCTGCGCCAGCGCACCCTGGCCAACGAGATCGTTCCCGCGGTGCTGGGTTCATCGTTCAAGAACAAGGGCGTGCCGCTGGTGCTGGACGCGGTGATCGACTACCTGCCGGCACCCACGGAAATTCCCGCGATCAATGGCACCGACCCGGACGACGAAGAGAAGCACCTGGAACGCCACGCCGACGATGCCGAGCCATTCTCCGCGCTGGCCTTCAAGATCGCCACCGACCCCTTCGTCGGCACCCTGACCTTCGCCCGCGTCTATTCCGGCGTACTGACCAGCGGCGATGCCGTGCTCAACTCGGTGAAGAGCAGGAAGGAGCGCGTCGGGCGGATGGTGCAGATGCACGCCAACCAGCGCGAGGAGATCAAGGAAGTGCGCGCCGGCGACATCGCCGCGCTGATCGGCATGAAGGACGTCACCACCGGCGACACCCTGTGCGCGATCGACAAGCCGATCATCCTCGAACGCATGGACTTCCCGGACCCGGTGATTTCCGTGGCGGTGGAGCCCAAGACCAAGGCCGACCAGGAGAAGATGGGCATCGCCCTGTCCAAGCTGGCCCAGGAAGACCCCTCGTTCCGCGTGAAGACCGACGAGGAAACCGGGCAGACCATCATTTCCGGCATGGGCGAGTTGCACCTGGACATCATCGTCGACCGCATGCGCCGCGAGTTCAACGTCGAGGCCAATATCGGCAAGCCGCAGGTGGCCTACCGCGAGGCGATTCGCAAGAAGTGCGAGATCGAAGGCAAGTTCGTGCGCCAGTCCGGCGGCCGTGGCCAGTTCGGCCATTGCTGGATCCGCTTCGAGCCCGGCGAGGAGGGCAAGGACGGTCTGGAGTTCGTCAACGAGGTGGTTGGCGGCGTGATTCCCCGCGAGTTCATCCCGGCGATCCAGAAGGGCATCGAGGAACAGATGCAGAACGGCGTACTCGCCGGCTACCCGCTGATCGGCCTCAAGGCCACCGTGTTCGATGGTTCCTACCATGACGTCGACTCCAGCGAGATGGCGTTCAAGATCGCCGCCTCGATGGCCACCAAGCAGCTCTCGCAGAAGGGCGGCGCGGTGTTGCTGGAACCGGTGATGAAGGTCGAGGTGGTGACCCCGGAGGACTACATGGGCGACGTGATGGGCGACCTCAACCGCCGGCGGGGCCTGATCCAGGGCATGGAAGACACCCCGGCCGGCAAGGTCATCCGCGCCGAGGTGCCGCTGGGCGAGATGTTCGGCTACGCCACCGATGTGCGCTCGATGTCCCAGGGGCGCGCGAGCTACTCGATGGAGTTCACCAAGTACGCCGAGGCGCCGGCCAACATTGCCGAGGCGATCATCAAGAAGAGCAATGGCTGA
- a CDS encoding DsbA family oxidoreductase translates to MRDAITIDFVSDVVCPWCAIGLNGLLQAIRRVDGELTVELHIKPFELNTDMPSEGEDLVEHLQRKYGSSAEEIARNQEHLRAMGEEVGVHFDLRKRSRIYNTFDAHRLLHWAAESHRDLALKQALLHAYFGEGRDPSDAEVLLELAVSVGLDAVRAREVLDSDAYGDEVVAEEDFYTSHGIHAVPAVILNGRQLISGAQSVDYYEQALRQVARQAPLPE, encoded by the coding sequence ATGCGCGATGCCATTACCATCGATTTCGTCTCCGACGTGGTCTGCCCCTGGTGCGCCATCGGCCTCAACGGCCTGCTGCAAGCCATCCGCCGCGTCGACGGCGAACTGACCGTCGAACTGCACATCAAGCCCTTCGAATTGAACACGGACATGCCCAGCGAAGGCGAAGACCTGGTCGAACATCTGCAGCGCAAGTACGGCAGCAGCGCCGAAGAGATCGCCCGCAACCAGGAACATCTGCGGGCGATGGGCGAGGAAGTCGGCGTGCATTTCGACCTCAGGAAGCGCAGCCGCATCTACAACACCTTCGACGCTCACCGCCTGCTGCACTGGGCGGCGGAATCGCACCGCGACCTCGCTCTCAAACAGGCGCTGTTGCACGCCTACTTCGGCGAAGGGCGCGACCCGAGCGATGCCGAGGTCCTGCTGGAGCTGGCGGTCAGCGTGGGCCTGGATGCGGTGCGGGCCAGGGAGGTTCTCGACAGTGACGCCTATGGCGACGAGGTGGTGGCGGAGGAAGACTTCTACACCAGCCACGGCATCCACGCGGTGCCGGCGGTGATCCTCAATGGCCGCCAGCTGATCTCCGGCGCGCAGAGCGTGGACTATTACGAGCAGGCGCTACGCCAGGTGGCACGGCAGGCGCCGCTGCCGGAGTGA
- a CDS encoding (2Fe-2S)-binding protein, producing the protein MITVNLNGKDHELDAPGEMPLLWALRDVAGLTGTKYGCGMALCGACTVHIDGQPTRSCVTPLAAVEGKKIITIEAVAEQPAGKAVQEAWRRLDVVQCGYCQSGQIMSATALLASNKAPSDADIDTAMSGNICRCATYARIREAIHDAAKTLA; encoded by the coding sequence ATGATTACCGTGAACCTGAATGGCAAGGACCATGAACTCGACGCGCCCGGCGAAATGCCGCTGCTCTGGGCCCTGCGCGACGTCGCCGGGCTGACCGGCACCAAGTATGGCTGTGGCATGGCGCTGTGCGGTGCCTGCACGGTGCACATCGACGGTCAGCCGACACGCTCTTGCGTCACCCCCCTGGCGGCGGTGGAGGGCAAGAAAATCATCACCATCGAGGCGGTGGCCGAGCAGCCCGCCGGCAAGGCGGTGCAGGAAGCCTGGCGGCGGCTGGACGTGGTGCAGTGCGGCTATTGCCAGTCCGGGCAGATCATGTCGGCCACTGCGCTGCTGGCCTCGAACAAGGCCCCCAGCGATGCCGACATCGATACCGCGATGAGCGGCAACATCTGCCGCTGCGCCACCTATGCGCGGATTCGCGAAGCCATTCACGACGCTGCCAAGACCCTGGCCTGA
- the lysA gene encoding diaminopimelate decarboxylase, which translates to MPFLALPRAEQLALQFGTPLWVYDAATIRGQIERLKSFDTIRFAQKACSNLHILRLIREQGVKVDAVSQGELLRALAAGYSCREDESEIVFTADLLDRATLETVVENGIPVNAGSIDMLRQLGEVAPGHPVWLRINPGFGHGHSNKTNTGGEHSKHGIWHADLHDALAVIRERGLRLVGLHMHIGSGVDYGHLAQVGEAMLGLVRLVKEAGHDLSALSAGGGLSIPYRDGDPEVDTAHYFQLWDNARKAAEAVVGHHLHLEIEPGRYLVAQSGCLLSEVRATKDAGRNHFVLVDAGFNELMRPSMYGSFHGISVLAGDVDSREVIDTVVAGPLCESGDVFTQGDGGVVIPRALPRAQVGDLLLIQDTGAYGASMSSNYNSRPLIAEVLLEGTQSRLIRRRQRVEELLALEENLD; encoded by the coding sequence ATGCCCTTCCTCGCCCTGCCCCGCGCCGAACAGCTCGCCCTGCAATTCGGCACCCCGCTGTGGGTCTATGACGCCGCCACCATCCGTGGCCAGATCGAGCGCCTGAAGAGCTTCGATACCATTCGCTTCGCGCAGAAAGCCTGCTCGAACCTGCACATCCTGCGCCTGATACGCGAACAGGGCGTTAAGGTCGACGCCGTGTCCCAGGGCGAGCTGCTGCGCGCCCTGGCCGCCGGCTACTCGTGCCGCGAGGATGAGTCCGAGATCGTCTTCACTGCCGACCTGCTGGACCGCGCCACCCTGGAAACCGTGGTCGAGAATGGCATCCCGGTGAACGCCGGCTCCATCGACATGCTCCGCCAGCTCGGCGAAGTCGCCCCCGGCCACCCGGTATGGCTGCGCATCAACCCCGGTTTCGGCCACGGCCACAGCAACAAGACCAACACCGGCGGCGAGCACTCCAAGCACGGCATCTGGCACGCCGACCTGCATGACGCCCTGGCGGTGATCCGCGAGCGCGGCCTGCGCCTGGTGGGCCTGCACATGCACATCGGCTCCGGTGTCGACTACGGCCACCTGGCCCAGGTCGGCGAGGCCATGCTCGGCCTGGTGCGCCTGGTGAAGGAAGCCGGCCACGATCTCAGCGCGCTGTCTGCCGGCGGCGGCCTGTCCATTCCCTATCGCGACGGCGACCCGGAAGTGGACACCGCGCACTACTTCCAGCTCTGGGACAATGCCCGCAAGGCCGCAGAGGCCGTGGTCGGCCACCACCTGCACCTGGAAATCGAGCCGGGCCGCTACCTGGTCGCCCAGTCCGGTTGCCTGCTCAGCGAAGTCCGCGCCACCAAGGACGCCGGCCGCAATCACTTCGTACTGGTGGATGCAGGCTTCAACGAGCTGATGCGTCCCTCCATGTACGGCAGCTTCCACGGTATCAGCGTGCTGGCCGGCGACGTCGACAGCCGCGAAGTGATCGACACCGTGGTGGCCGGCCCGCTGTGCGAGTCGGGCGACGTATTCACCCAGGGCGACGGCGGTGTGGTCATCCCTCGCGCGCTGCCCCGCGCCCAGGTCGGCGACCTGTTGCTGATCCAGGATACCGGCGCATACGGCGCATCCATGTCGTCGAACTACAACAGCCGCCCGCTGATCGCCGAGGTGCTGCTGGAAGGCACCCAGAGCCGCCTGATCCGCCGCCGCCAGCGCGTGGAAGAGCTGCTGGCCCTGGAAGAGAACCTCGACTGA
- a CDS encoding xanthine dehydrogenase family protein molybdopterin-binding subunit, protein MLDTRIDQDQTHERGIFNFSRRHFLRGAGGLALGVYFAPLLGHFGEAQAAADFEPNAFVRITPDGTVTVIAKHVEMGQGSYTGLATLVAEELDADWAHVRVEGAPADAKRYANLAFGTLQGTGGSNAMANSFEQMRKAGASARAMLVSAAAAQWQVPAEQIEVHDSVLTHAASGRKAGFGELAAAAAKQPLPTEVKLKDPKDFRLIGQAKLARTDSNGKTDGSAVFTQDIHLPDMLVAVVAHPPRFGGVPAKVDAGKAKAVPGVVAVVEFAGSPSRSAGVAVLAKNTWAARQGRDALQVEWDESKAFKLGSKEIFAHYRELASKPGLVARNDGDVDKTLQQPAKLIEAEYQFPFLAHAAMEPLNCVVQLKDDGCQIWNGEQWQTGDQMAVSQLLGVPVEKVTITQLYAGGSFGRRANPHSDYVLEAVAIAKAAHDQGIKAPVKMVWTREDDTRAGYYRPAFLHRARLAVDASGNLVGWEQRLVGQSFIVGTPFEKMLVKDGVDKIAVEGADDLPYTVPNLRIEQALADNVTVPTQWWRSVGHTHTAFSTETLIDEAAIAAGKDPYQFRRALLDKHPRHRGVLDLAAQRANWQAPLEKGAEGEQRGRGIAVHESFGSFVAQVVEVTCKADRSFRVDRVVCAVDCGLAINPDVIRAQMEGGIGFALSAALHSAITLTDGKVDQSNFHDYQVLRINEMPKVEVHIVPSAEPPTGVGEPGVPPLAPALANALFAASGKRIRSLPIASQLQA, encoded by the coding sequence ATGCTCGATACCCGCATCGATCAGGACCAGACGCACGAACGCGGCATCTTCAATTTCAGCCGTCGGCACTTTCTGCGCGGCGCTGGCGGCCTGGCGCTGGGCGTCTACTTCGCGCCGCTGCTCGGCCATTTCGGCGAGGCGCAGGCGGCCGCCGATTTCGAACCCAACGCTTTCGTGCGCATTACCCCGGATGGCACGGTGACAGTGATCGCCAAGCACGTGGAGATGGGCCAGGGCAGCTATACCGGCCTGGCCACACTGGTGGCCGAGGAACTGGATGCCGACTGGGCGCATGTGCGCGTGGAGGGTGCGCCTGCCGATGCCAAGCGCTACGCCAACCTGGCGTTCGGCACCTTGCAGGGGACTGGCGGCAGCAATGCGATGGCCAACTCCTTCGAGCAGATGCGCAAGGCCGGAGCTTCCGCCCGCGCCATGCTGGTGTCGGCCGCCGCGGCGCAATGGCAGGTGCCGGCAGAGCAGATCGAGGTGCATGACAGCGTGCTGACCCATGCCGCTTCCGGGCGCAAGGCCGGTTTCGGCGAGTTGGCCGCCGCGGCGGCGAAGCAACCGTTGCCGACCGAGGTGAAGCTCAAGGATCCAAAGGACTTCAGGCTGATCGGCCAGGCGAAGCTGGCGCGGACCGACAGCAACGGCAAGACCGACGGCTCTGCGGTATTCACCCAGGACATCCATCTTCCGGACATGCTGGTGGCCGTGGTTGCCCATCCGCCGCGCTTCGGCGGGGTGCCGGCCAAGGTCGATGCCGGCAAGGCCAAGGCGGTGCCGGGCGTGGTCGCGGTGGTGGAGTTCGCCGGCAGCCCGTCGCGCTCCGCCGGGGTCGCGGTGCTGGCGAAGAACACCTGGGCCGCCCGCCAGGGACGCGACGCACTGCAGGTCGAATGGGATGAGAGCAAGGCGTTCAAGCTGGGCAGCAAGGAAATCTTCGCGCACTACCGCGAGCTGGCCAGCAAGCCCGGCCTGGTGGCGCGCAACGACGGCGACGTGGACAAGACCCTGCAGCAGCCGGCCAAGCTGATCGAGGCGGAGTACCAGTTCCCGTTCCTTGCCCATGCAGCGATGGAGCCCTTGAACTGTGTGGTGCAACTCAAGGACGACGGTTGCCAGATCTGGAATGGCGAGCAGTGGCAGACCGGCGACCAGATGGCGGTCTCGCAACTGCTGGGCGTGCCCGTCGAGAAAGTCACGATTACCCAGTTGTATGCCGGCGGCAGCTTTGGCCGCCGCGCCAACCCGCATTCGGACTATGTGCTGGAAGCGGTGGCGATCGCCAAGGCCGCCCATGACCAGGGCATCAAGGCGCCGGTGAAGATGGTCTGGACCCGCGAGGACGATACCCGTGCCGGCTACTATCGCCCGGCGTTCCTGCATCGCGCGCGGCTGGCGGTGGATGCCTCGGGCAACCTGGTGGGCTGGGAGCAGCGGCTGGTAGGGCAGTCGTTCATCGTCGGCACGCCGTTCGAGAAGATGCTGGTCAAGGACGGCGTGGACAAGATCGCCGTGGAAGGCGCGGATGACCTGCCGTACACCGTGCCCAACCTGCGCATCGAACAGGCGCTGGCCGACAACGTGACGGTGCCGACCCAGTGGTGGCGCTCGGTCGGTCACACCCACACGGCGTTTTCCACCGAAACGCTGATCGATGAAGCGGCCATCGCCGCCGGCAAGGATCCGTACCAGTTCCGCCGGGCACTGCTGGACAAGCATCCGCGCCACCGCGGCGTGCTGGATCTGGCGGCGCAGCGGGCCAACTGGCAGGCGCCGCTGGAGAAGGGCGCCGAGGGCGAGCAGCGTGGGCGCGGCATTGCCGTGCACGAGTCGTTCGGCAGCTTCGTCGCCCAGGTGGTGGAGGTGACTTGCAAGGCAGACCGCAGCTTCCGGGTCGACCGCGTCGTGTGCGCGGTGGATTGTGGCCTGGCGATCAATCCGGATGTGATCAGGGCACAGATGGAAGGCGGCATCGGATTCGCCCTGTCGGCGGCGCTGCACAGCGCGATCACCCTCACGGATGGGAAGGTGGACCAGTCCAACTTCCACGACTATCAGGTCCTGCGCATCAACGAGATGCCCAAGGTGGAGGTCCACATCGTACCGTCGGCGGAACCGCCTACCGGCGTTGGCGAGCCCGGTGTGCCGCCGTTGGCGCCGGCGCTGGCCAACGCGCTGTTCGCCGCCAGCGGCAAGCGCATCCGCAGCCTGCCGATCGCCAGCCAGTTGCAGGCGTGA